From Variovorax sp. J2L1-78, the proteins below share one genomic window:
- the lon gene encoding endopeptidase La, whose translation MSGHTPLPPDAIDLPLLPLRDVVVFPHMVIPLFVGRPKSIKALELAMEAERRIMLVAQKAAAKDEPSVEDMFEVGCVSTILQMLKLPDGTVKVLVEGQQRARVNSIHDGETHFTANVTPVEVPEGAAQKGTEIEALRRAVMQQFDQYVKLNKKIPPEILTSISSIDDPGRLADTIAAHLPLKLDNKQAVLDLDSIKERLENLYGQLEREVDILNVDKKIRGRVKRQMEKNQRDFYLNEQVKAIQKELGEGEDGADIEEIEKKIKLAKMPKEALKKAEGELKKLKLMSPMSAEATVVRNYIDVLIGLPWSKKTKIKHDLAHAEAVLNEDHYGLDKVKDRILEYLAVQQRVDKVKAPILCLVGPPGVGKTSLGQSIAKATGRKYTRMALGGMRDEAEIRGHRRTYIGALPGKVLQSLNKIGTRNPLFLLDEIDKLGTDFRGDPSSALLEVLDPEQNHTFGDHYVEVDFDLSDVMFVATSNSMNIPPALLDRMEVIRLAGYTEDEKTHIALKYLLPKQMQNNGVKEEELLITEEAVRDIVRYYTREAGVRSLERELSKICRKVVKGLLLKKMTPKVTVDGANLNDFLGVRKYTFGLAEKQNQVGQVVGLAWTEVGGDLLTIEAVAMPGKGIISRTGSLGDVMKESVEAARTVVRSRAHRLGIRDDVFEKRDIHIHVPDGATPKDGPSAGAAMTTAFVSALTGIPVRGDVAMTGEITLRGEVTAIGGLKEKLLAALRGGIKTVLIPEENAKDLQDIPENVKNGLEIVPVKWIDKVLEIALEKMPTPLSDEEVAASAAAVAELSKQRAAAPAPAEGSIKH comes from the coding sequence ATGTCCGGCCATACTCCCCTGCCTCCCGACGCGATCGACCTGCCGCTGCTGCCGCTGCGCGATGTCGTCGTGTTCCCCCACATGGTGATCCCGCTCTTCGTGGGCCGCCCCAAGAGCATCAAGGCGCTCGAACTGGCCATGGAAGCCGAACGGCGCATCATGCTGGTCGCCCAGAAAGCCGCCGCCAAGGACGAGCCCTCGGTCGAGGACATGTTCGAGGTCGGCTGCGTCTCGACCATCCTGCAGATGCTCAAGCTGCCCGACGGCACCGTGAAGGTGCTGGTCGAGGGCCAGCAGCGCGCCCGCGTGAACAGCATCCATGACGGCGAGACGCATTTCACCGCCAACGTCACGCCGGTCGAGGTGCCCGAGGGCGCCGCCCAAAAGGGCACAGAGATCGAGGCGCTGCGCCGCGCGGTGATGCAGCAGTTCGACCAGTACGTCAAGCTGAACAAGAAGATCCCGCCGGAGATCCTCACGTCGATCTCCAGCATCGATGACCCGGGCCGCCTGGCCGACACGATCGCCGCGCACCTGCCGCTCAAGCTCGACAACAAGCAGGCGGTGCTCGACCTCGACAGCATCAAGGAGCGGCTGGAGAACCTCTACGGCCAGCTCGAACGCGAGGTCGACATCCTGAACGTCGACAAGAAGATCCGCGGCCGCGTGAAGCGCCAGATGGAGAAGAACCAGCGCGACTTCTACCTGAACGAACAGGTCAAGGCGATCCAGAAGGAACTGGGCGAGGGCGAGGACGGCGCGGACATCGAGGAGATCGAGAAGAAGATCAAGCTCGCCAAGATGCCCAAGGAAGCGCTCAAGAAGGCGGAGGGCGAGCTCAAGAAGCTCAAGCTGATGTCGCCGATGTCGGCCGAAGCGACCGTGGTGCGCAATTACATCGACGTGCTGATCGGCCTGCCCTGGAGCAAGAAGACCAAGATCAAGCACGACCTGGCGCACGCCGAGGCGGTGCTCAACGAAGACCACTACGGCCTCGACAAGGTCAAGGACCGCATCCTGGAATACCTCGCGGTGCAGCAACGCGTCGACAAGGTCAAGGCGCCGATCCTGTGCCTGGTGGGTCCACCGGGCGTCGGCAAGACCTCGCTCGGGCAGTCGATCGCCAAGGCGACCGGTCGCAAGTACACCCGCATGGCGCTGGGCGGCATGCGCGACGAGGCCGAGATCCGCGGGCACCGCCGCACCTACATCGGCGCGCTGCCAGGCAAGGTGCTCCAGAGCCTGAACAAGATCGGCACGCGCAACCCGTTGTTCCTGCTCGACGAAATCGACAAGCTCGGCACCGACTTCCGTGGCGACCCGTCGAGCGCGCTGCTCGAGGTGCTGGACCCGGAACAGAACCACACCTTCGGCGACCATTACGTCGAGGTGGACTTCGACCTGTCGGACGTGATGTTCGTGGCGACCTCGAACTCGATGAACATCCCGCCGGCGCTGCTCGACCGGATGGAAGTCATCCGCCTGGCGGGCTACACCGAGGACGAAAAGACGCACATCGCGCTGAAGTACCTGCTGCCCAAGCAGATGCAGAACAACGGCGTGAAGGAAGAGGAACTGCTGATCACCGAAGAGGCGGTGCGCGACATCGTGCGCTATTACACGCGTGAAGCCGGCGTTCGCTCGCTCGAGCGTGAGCTGTCGAAGATCTGCCGCAAGGTGGTGAAGGGGCTGCTGCTCAAGAAGATGACGCCCAAGGTCACAGTCGACGGGGCCAACCTCAACGACTTCCTCGGGGTGCGCAAGTACACCTTCGGGCTGGCCGAGAAGCAGAACCAAGTGGGGCAGGTCGTGGGCTTGGCGTGGACCGAGGTCGGCGGCGATCTGCTGACCATCGAAGCCGTCGCGATGCCTGGCAAGGGCATCATCAGCCGCACCGGTTCGCTCGGCGACGTGATGAAGGAATCGGTCGAGGCTGCCCGCACGGTCGTACGCAGCCGTGCGCATCGCCTGGGCATCCGCGACGACGTCTTCGAAAAGCGCGACATCCACATCCACGTGCCGGACGGCGCCACACCCAAGGACGGCCCGAGCGCCGGCGCGGCGATGACCACGGCCTTCGTCTCGGCGCTGACCGGCATCCCGGTGCGCGGCGATGTCGCGATGACCGGCGAGATCACGCTGCGTGGCGAGGTCACGGCCATCGGCGGGTTGAAGGAAAAACTGCTGGCGGCCCTGCGTGGCGGCATCAAGACGGTGTTGATCCCCGAGGAGAACGCCAAGGACCTGCAGGACATTCCCGAGAACGTGAAGAACGGCCTCGAGATCGTGCCGGTCAAGTGGATCGACAAGGTGCTGGAGATCGCGCTCGAGAAGATGCCCACGCCGCTGTCCGACGAGGAAGTGGCGGCTTCAGCGGCGGCCGTCGCCGAGTTGTCGAAGCAGCGCGCGGCAGCGCCGGCTCCGGCAGAAGGGTCGATCAAGCATTGA